The Listeria welshimeri serovar 6b str. SLCC5334 genome has a window encoding:
- the eetA gene encoding flavin-based extracellular electron transfer system protein EetA, with protein MRKYFYMVKRWDIIIILSLCLLSFLPIAIFSYVKANEPAPASGKKELVAVISVDNKEYKTVTLTGHKGTESFDVKQPDGHTNTIEVSGEEIRISKANCNDQVCVRTGAIDKQGDTVVCLPHKLVIEVKASDGSSGDADDPIISS; from the coding sequence GTGAGAAAGTACTTTTATATGGTGAAGCGCTGGGATATTATTATTATTTTATCTCTTTGTCTACTTTCATTTTTGCCGATTGCTATTTTTTCCTATGTAAAAGCGAATGAACCTGCTCCGGCTAGCGGAAAAAAAGAGCTTGTTGCGGTTATTTCTGTTGATAATAAAGAATATAAAACTGTGACACTTACTGGACATAAAGGAACGGAAAGCTTTGATGTGAAACAACCAGACGGACATACGAACACGATTGAGGTTTCTGGAGAAGAAATCCGAATCAGTAAAGCTAACTGTAACGATCAGGTGTGTGTTCGAACTGGAGCAATTGACAAACAAGGTGATACAGTCGTTTGCCTTCCACATAAATTAGTAATTGAAGTAAAAGCGAGTGACGGGAGTTCAGGCGATGCAGATGATCCAATTATCTCTTCCTGA
- the menA gene encoding 1,4-dihydroxy-2-naphthoate polyprenyltransferase, with protein sequence MSIPSFLKLVEIQTKIASVFPFMLGTLFVVYQYDMFKPLNTLIFFGSMLIFDLTTTAINNYMDYRKATDNHDYDYRTTSNVIGQEQIRERTVIITIFLMFFIATGLGVWLVFRTDLLVLLIGFVCFCIGILYTFGPVPLSRMPLGEIFSGVTMGFGIFFLAVYVNAYDAGIANLLWQGEMVTIQFNLIEIIRIGVVSLPCIFTIANIMLANNLCDLDEDIRNHRYTLPYYIGRKMGVLLFNGLYYASFLAIIISVIVNFLHPVMLLSLLAIYPVYRNLVKFNKEQVKSKTFVIGIRNFVLINATLTILMAVSVIIQQMV encoded by the coding sequence ATGTCGATTCCATCATTCCTAAAGTTGGTCGAGATTCAAACGAAGATAGCTAGTGTATTTCCGTTTATGTTGGGAACGTTATTCGTTGTTTATCAATATGACATGTTTAAGCCTCTAAATACATTGATATTTTTTGGATCAATGTTAATTTTTGATTTAACAACAACAGCGATAAATAATTACATGGATTATCGGAAAGCGACGGATAATCACGACTATGATTACCGAACCACAAGTAATGTTATTGGACAAGAACAAATTCGCGAGCGAACGGTTATTATAACCATTTTTCTAATGTTCTTTATCGCAACTGGCTTAGGCGTTTGGCTCGTTTTTCGAACAGATTTACTCGTGCTTTTGATTGGGTTTGTATGTTTTTGTATTGGTATTTTGTACACATTTGGTCCAGTGCCACTTTCTCGTATGCCACTTGGAGAAATATTTTCTGGGGTTACAATGGGTTTCGGTATTTTCTTTTTAGCTGTATACGTAAATGCTTACGATGCTGGAATTGCGAACTTGCTTTGGCAAGGGGAAATGGTCACGATTCAGTTCAACCTAATAGAAATCATTCGGATAGGTGTGGTATCCTTACCATGTATTTTCACGATAGCGAATATAATGTTAGCAAATAATTTATGTGATTTAGATGAAGATATTAGAAATCATCGATACACACTTCCTTATTATATAGGTAGAAAAATGGGTGTCTTATTATTTAATGGTTTGTATTATGCTTCATTTTTGGCGATAATCATATCAGTAATAGTGAATTTCTTGCATCCTGTCATGTTATTATCGTTGCTGGCGATTTATCCAGTTTATCGTAATTTAGTTAAATTTAATAAAGAACAAGTAAAGTCGAAAACATTTGTTATTGGAATTCGTAATTTTGTATTGATTAACGCAACGCTCACAATCCTAATGGCGGTGAGTGTCATTATTCAACAAATGGTATGA
- a CDS encoding KDGP aldolase, with translation MNKKKFENLPKWNNFALFNFLAKDKENSKEVMEASRGFAVPGIVATNYESAEEAANVVKELQSTAEIVSVGLGGGGDWQNWRNVLHIARIVPNSHINQPIETAGLTNGLLPETYTNALVRPTGKVGIVKLSSGDEITAEEAVDYCLSANIPSIKFMSIEGTKYLDELVYLTKIAADKGIYGIEPAGGIGADNILEITTAIQTTGIPFYMPHIFGKTIDKETGRTKPEEIAKIFAALEEN, from the coding sequence TTGAACAAGAAAAAATTCGAAAATCTACCAAAATGGAATAATTTTGCGCTATTTAATTTTTTAGCGAAAGATAAAGAAAATAGCAAAGAAGTAATGGAAGCATCGCGCGGTTTTGCAGTGCCGGGAATCGTTGCAACGAACTATGAATCGGCCGAAGAAGCAGCAAACGTCGTCAAAGAATTACAATCGACAGCAGAGATTGTTAGTGTTGGGCTTGGTGGCGGAGGAGACTGGCAAAACTGGCGGAATGTTCTTCATATTGCACGAATTGTGCCGAACAGCCATATTAACCAACCAATCGAAACTGCGGGATTAACAAACGGCTTACTACCGGAAACATATACTAATGCACTCGTTCGTCCAACCGGAAAAGTCGGAATCGTGAAATTATCTTCAGGAGATGAAATTACCGCAGAAGAAGCTGTTGATTACTGTTTATCCGCAAATATTCCCTCCATCAAATTTATGAGTATTGAAGGTACAAAATATTTAGATGAACTAGTATATTTAACAAAAATTGCAGCTGATAAAGGTATTTATGGTATTGAGCCAGCTGGCGGAATTGGCGCGGATAATATTCTTGAAATAACTACTGCAATTCAAACAACTGGCATTCCATTCTATATGCCGCATATCTTTGGGAAAACAATTGATAAAGAAACTGGTCGAACTAAACCAGAAGAAATAGCGAAAATTTTTGCAGCATTGGAGGAGAACTAA
- a CDS encoding polyprenyl synthetase family protein: MQLHAMWDDYPALSKDLQEVLQTIEKNIQIRDKHVEKNVKDLIHAGGKLLRPAFALLSAQAGPEFDKERAVSIAAALEVLHMATLIHDDVVDDSPLRRGIPTIHSKYGRNYAVYTGDYLFCICFKILSAHASSVENIEFNSKNIEKILMGELDQMRTSYKMNVTVREYLTRISGKTAQLFALSCYSGATGSKASRMTVAKCYNIGHYLGMAFQIIDDVLDYTSTDAGLGKPVLNDMKQGIYSLPLIYAMKGHLAEFEPLLSQKLDMTDDASEQVLALISKYNGVEQAFKLANKYTNKALREIKKLPAGVYRDDMYRLTKSILDREI; this comes from the coding sequence ATGCAACTTCATGCTATGTGGGATGATTATCCTGCACTTTCTAAAGATTTACAAGAAGTCTTACAAACAATTGAAAAAAACATTCAAATTCGAGATAAACACGTAGAAAAGAACGTGAAAGATTTGATTCACGCTGGTGGAAAACTGCTGCGCCCTGCTTTTGCACTTCTTTCTGCTCAAGCTGGCCCTGAGTTTGATAAAGAACGCGCGGTTTCTATCGCAGCTGCTCTTGAAGTGCTCCATATGGCGACCTTAATCCACGATGATGTTGTTGATGATTCCCCATTACGCCGCGGTATCCCAACGATTCATTCTAAATACGGACGTAATTATGCGGTTTATACAGGAGATTATTTATTCTGTATTTGTTTCAAAATACTATCCGCGCATGCTTCTTCCGTTGAAAATATCGAATTTAACAGTAAAAATATCGAAAAGATTTTAATGGGTGAATTGGATCAAATGCGCACAAGTTATAAAATGAATGTAACCGTCCGTGAATATTTAACACGTATTTCTGGTAAAACTGCCCAACTGTTTGCGCTTAGTTGTTATTCTGGAGCAACTGGTAGTAAAGCATCACGTATGACTGTAGCAAAATGTTATAATATTGGTCATTATCTTGGCATGGCTTTTCAAATTATTGATGATGTACTTGATTATACAAGTACAGATGCAGGGTTAGGAAAACCAGTTTTAAATGATATGAAACAAGGAATTTATTCACTACCACTTATTTATGCAATGAAAGGACACTTGGCTGAATTTGAGCCACTTCTTTCTCAAAAATTAGATATGACTGACGATGCTTCTGAACAGGTTTTAGCACTTATTTCTAAATATAATGGTGTCGAACAGGCATTCAAACTTGCAAATAAATATACGAATAAAGCTCTTCGTGAAATCAAAAAATTACCAGCTGGCGTATATCGTGATGATATGTACCGCTTGACGAAAAGTATTTTAGATAGAGAAATCTAA
- a CDS encoding SIS domain-containing protein, translating to MINNYIDITIRLLENILDNEADYVKEAGAEVAKSIENDGVIHLFGCGHSHILTEEVFYRAGGLAAIHPILHEPLMLHEGAAASSVLERKNEYAKTFMAEEDIRPGDVMIVLSTSGRNPVPIDVAEIAREKGAFIIVITSLQYSASQKSRHISGKRLSDTGDIVIDNGAVKGDAVLKSANFDIAFAPTSTVTGAVILQSIFAEAIEKMVNDNFTPPVFISGNVENADEHNQALVDKYNERIPLLGMNL from the coding sequence ATGATTAATAACTATATTGATATTACGATTCGTTTATTAGAAAACATTCTCGACAATGAAGCTGATTATGTAAAAGAAGCAGGGGCAGAAGTTGCCAAGTCCATCGAAAACGACGGTGTAATCCATTTGTTTGGCTGTGGACATTCGCATATTTTAACAGAGGAAGTATTTTACCGAGCAGGCGGACTTGCGGCGATTCATCCGATTTTGCATGAACCACTAATGCTTCACGAAGGTGCTGCGGCGTCTTCTGTGCTCGAACGCAAAAATGAGTATGCAAAAACATTTATGGCTGAGGAAGATATTCGTCCGGGCGATGTAATGATTGTATTATCAACATCTGGTCGCAATCCTGTGCCAATCGATGTTGCTGAAATTGCCCGTGAAAAAGGTGCGTTTATTATCGTAATCACTTCACTACAATACTCAGCTAGCCAAAAATCACGCCATATTTCTGGAAAGCGTTTATCAGATACAGGAGACATCGTGATTGATAACGGTGCTGTTAAAGGAGATGCAGTACTAAAATCAGCAAACTTTGATATTGCATTTGCACCAACATCTACCGTAACTGGCGCGGTTATCTTGCAATCCATTTTTGCAGAAGCCATTGAAAAAATGGTAAATGACAATTTCACTCCACCAGTATTTATTAGCGGGAATGTCGAAAATGCCGACGAGCACAACCAAGCGCTTGTTGATAAATATAATGAACGAATTCCGTTACTTGGAATGAATTTATAA
- the pplA gene encoding extracellular electron transfer flavoprotein PplA: MKLKKVAMGITVVMASSLLLVGCGSNDDSSKDKKSTDTKQTETKKTAKTDGTMTDGTYKLEEKNFDDKGWKGFMSIEVKDGKITKANYDYKNKDGKLKSEDADYEKMMKDKVGTGPQEYLKQLSDSLVKNQSAASVEVVSGATHSSDAFINYANQLIQAAQKADTTTISINNLAKMEDGTYKLEEQNYAHNYRVVFSMDVKDGKITKSDYNYVDKDGKLKSDDADYEKNMKAKSGTGPKEYIPALNKSLVEKQDVAEVDTVSGATNSSNQFKIYAAQLQNAAQNGDTDTIKVYNLVEAE; this comes from the coding sequence ATGAAATTGAAAAAAGTAGCAATGGGTATTACCGTAGTAATGGCTTCAAGTTTATTACTAGTAGGTTGCGGTAGTAACGACGACAGCAGCAAAGATAAGAAGAGCACAGACACAAAACAAACAGAAACAAAGAAAACAGCTAAAACTGATGGTACTATGACTGATGGTACTTACAAATTAGAAGAAAAGAATTTCGACGACAAAGGCTGGAAAGGTTTCATGTCAATCGAAGTTAAAGATGGTAAAATCACAAAAGCTAACTACGATTACAAAAACAAAGACGGCAAATTAAAATCCGAAGATGCAGACTACGAAAAAATGATGAAAGATAAAGTAGGAACTGGTCCTCAAGAATACTTAAAACAATTAAGTGATTCTCTAGTTAAAAATCAATCTGCAGCATCTGTAGAAGTAGTTTCAGGAGCAACTCATTCTTCTGACGCTTTCATCAACTATGCTAACCAATTAATCCAAGCAGCTCAAAAAGCTGATACAACTACAATTTCCATCAACAACCTAGCTAAAATGGAAGATGGAACTTACAAATTAGAAGAACAAAACTACGCACACAATTACCGTGTAGTGTTCAGCATGGACGTTAAAGACGGCAAAATCACTAAATCTGATTACAACTATGTTGACAAAGACGGTAAACTTAAATCAGATGACGCTGACTATGAGAAAAACATGAAAGCTAAATCTGGTACTGGTCCAAAAGAATATATCCCAGCACTTAACAAATCTCTTGTTGAAAAACAAGATGTTGCTGAAGTAGACACAGTTTCTGGTGCTACTAACTCTTCTAACCAATTCAAAATCTACGCAGCTCAACTTCAAAATGCTGCACAAAATGGCGACACTGACACAATCAAAGTGTACAACCTAGTAGAAGCTGAATAA
- a CDS encoding FAD:protein FMN transferase, which produces MKKWKTLLSVIVLALVLSACGNSNEETKKEPTDSSKLIDQPYSKTDFLMGTVVTLKIYDKGKEDVLDKGFDRIKELAAKITTSDSEKTSEVDKINEQAGKKPVKVSKDVYYLIQEGLKYSENSGGSFDITIGPLTSLWHIGFSDARKPSQAEIDALLPLVNYKDVKMNDKDQTVYLEKEGMELDLGAIAKGFITDETLKVFKDNKVTTSIIDLGGNIYVQGDNPNGNKWNVGIQDPFSPRGSVIGKLPESNMSIVTSGIYERYLEVDGKTYHHILDPKTGYPFDNDIAGVSIVSKKSIDGDGLSTATFSKGIEGGMDYIEQFKGVDAIFISKEKKVYETSGLKGQFELTDKDFKMDTLKK; this is translated from the coding sequence ATGAAAAAATGGAAAACGTTACTTTCAGTTATTGTATTGGCGCTTGTTTTGTCAGCGTGTGGTAACTCAAATGAAGAAACAAAAAAAGAACCAACTGATTCAAGCAAATTAATTGATCAACCCTATTCGAAAACAGACTTTTTAATGGGAACAGTTGTCACTTTGAAAATTTATGATAAAGGTAAAGAGGATGTCCTTGATAAAGGATTCGACCGGATCAAAGAACTAGCTGCGAAAATCACTACAAGTGACTCCGAAAAAACATCGGAAGTAGATAAAATTAATGAACAGGCTGGAAAAAAACCAGTAAAAGTTTCAAAAGATGTGTACTATTTAATTCAAGAAGGACTTAAATACTCGGAAAACTCTGGTGGTAGCTTTGATATCACGATTGGTCCACTCACTTCTTTATGGCATATTGGTTTTTCTGACGCTCGTAAGCCTTCACAAGCAGAAATTGATGCTCTTTTACCACTAGTTAATTATAAAGACGTAAAAATGAATGATAAAGATCAAACAGTATATTTAGAAAAAGAAGGCATGGAGCTTGATTTAGGAGCTATCGCTAAAGGCTTTATTACTGACGAAACCTTAAAAGTGTTTAAAGATAATAAAGTTACTACTTCCATTATTGACTTAGGCGGTAACATCTACGTTCAAGGGGATAATCCGAATGGAAATAAATGGAATGTCGGAATACAAGATCCGTTTTCTCCGCGCGGAAGTGTTATTGGAAAACTTCCTGAATCTAATATGTCTATTGTAACTTCAGGGATTTATGAACGTTACCTAGAAGTTGATGGAAAAACATACCACCATATTTTAGATCCAAAAACAGGGTATCCGTTTGATAATGATATCGCAGGCGTTTCTATAGTATCTAAAAAATCGATTGATGGCGACGGACTTTCAACAGCTACTTTCTCTAAAGGAATTGAGGGCGGTATGGATTATATCGAACAATTCAAGGGTGTCGATGCTATCTTTATTAGTAAAGAGAAAAAAGTCTACGAAACTTCTGGGCTAAAAGGTCAATTTGAGTTAACGGACAAAGATTTCAAAATGGATACTTTGAAAAAATAA
- the eetB gene encoding flavinylation system FAD exporter subunit EetB yields the protein MTKNRRLVYIALLAAQAVVISLLERAIPFPFAFAPGAKLGLANIITCISLYTLSAKDTFMIICIRLVLSTLLGGTISTFMYSAAGAILSFLGMWLVQQLGPKRVSIIGVSVTGGILHNVGQLVIASWIAGTWSVMLYLPVLSFIGILSGIAVGIAANYLLKNVQTLRMFADAKQSQAAQK from the coding sequence ATGACAAAAAATAGACGATTAGTATATATAGCGCTTCTGGCTGCACAAGCTGTTGTCATTAGTTTGCTTGAAAGAGCCATTCCGTTTCCATTCGCATTTGCTCCTGGGGCGAAACTTGGACTTGCTAATATTATTACTTGTATTTCGCTTTATACGTTATCAGCAAAAGATACATTTATGATAATCTGTATTAGATTAGTATTATCCACTTTGCTTGGCGGAACTATTTCCACATTTATGTATAGTGCGGCGGGAGCTATCTTGAGTTTTCTTGGGATGTGGCTTGTACAACAACTTGGGCCGAAACGTGTGAGCATTATTGGCGTTAGTGTTACCGGTGGGATTTTACATAACGTCGGTCAACTTGTTATCGCCAGTTGGATTGCTGGTACTTGGTCGGTTATGCTTTATTTGCCAGTACTATCTTTTATCGGTATTCTTTCTGGAATCGCGGTTGGTATTGCGGCAAACTACTTGCTTAAAAATGTCCAAACTTTGCGGATGTTCGCTGATGCTAAACAAAGTCAAGCAGCACAAAAATAA
- a CDS encoding metallophosphoesterase, with the protein MIQFLKFVILLLISSSLFGCSSTSDKTEKITAPIEKDQDLSIIETTDVHYFAPSLTDNGAAFKQYVAAGDGKQLAYSDEITDAFLEDVEAKKTDVLIISGDLTNNGEKTSHEELAKKLAQVEKAGTQVFVVPGNHDINNPWARKFEKDKQLPTDTITPTDFSKIYGDFGYKDAISSDDFSLSYLAAPSSKVWLLMLDTAIYKTNMQQGTPTTEGGLTTGTLDWVKECSTLAEKNGAKLIPVMHHNLTNHSDVIQRGFTINYNQQVIDTLTAGNMEFSLSGHIHTQNIRTAKSTDGKEITDIVTNALSVYPHKYGNITYSAKNKNFTYQSQKLDIESWAKEHGKTDKNLLNFDQFDYDTFYNSGYDKAIMDLMTSDAYKTYSQSDKEKMADTMGLNNMYFFAGTAPPKSAGMALWDSAPNSFLKDYVLSTSNPPKNSNDYYVSP; encoded by the coding sequence GTGATTCAATTTTTAAAATTTGTCATACTTCTCCTTATATCTTCTTCTTTATTTGGGTGCAGTTCAACAAGCGACAAGACAGAAAAAATTACCGCTCCCATTGAAAAAGATCAAGATTTATCCATAATTGAAACAACAGATGTTCATTATTTTGCACCGTCTTTAACTGATAATGGAGCAGCTTTTAAACAATATGTTGCAGCTGGCGATGGAAAACAACTAGCTTATAGTGATGAAATAACTGATGCTTTTTTAGAGGATGTGGAAGCGAAGAAAACCGATGTTTTAATTATTAGCGGTGATTTAACTAACAATGGAGAAAAAACGAGCCACGAAGAACTAGCGAAAAAATTAGCTCAAGTGGAAAAAGCAGGCACACAAGTGTTTGTTGTCCCTGGTAATCATGATATTAATAATCCTTGGGCACGTAAATTTGAAAAAGATAAACAATTACCGACTGACACTATTACACCAACAGATTTTAGTAAAATTTACGGAGATTTTGGCTACAAGGACGCTATTTCAAGTGATGATTTTTCGCTAAGTTATTTAGCCGCTCCATCTTCCAAAGTTTGGTTGCTCATGCTCGACACAGCCATTTATAAAACAAATATGCAACAAGGTACACCTACAACAGAGGGTGGTTTAACGACTGGAACACTCGATTGGGTGAAAGAATGTAGCACACTTGCGGAGAAAAATGGTGCAAAACTTATCCCAGTAATGCATCATAATTTAACTAATCATAGTGATGTGATTCAACGAGGCTTTACTATTAACTATAATCAACAAGTAATTGATACACTTACAGCTGGGAATATGGAATTTTCTCTTAGCGGACATATCCACACTCAAAACATCCGCACAGCTAAAAGCACGGATGGCAAAGAAATCACTGATATCGTAACAAATGCGCTTTCTGTTTATCCACATAAATACGGTAATATAACTTATAGCGCTAAAAATAAAAACTTCACTTATCAATCACAAAAGCTCGATATAGAAAGTTGGGCAAAAGAGCACGGGAAAACCGATAAAAACCTGCTTAATTTTGATCAATTTGATTATGATACTTTTTATAATAGTGGCTATGATAAAGCAATAATGGATTTAATGACAAGTGATGCTTACAAAACCTACAGTCAATCAGATAAAGAAAAAATGGCAGATACAATGGGCTTAAATAACATGTATTTCTTCGCCGGAACTGCACCTCCAAAATCTGCAGGAATGGCTTTATGGGATTCTGCGCCTAATTCATTTTTGAAAGACTATGTCTTAAGTACTTCTAATCCACCTAAAAATAGTAATGACTATTATGTGAGCCCTTAA
- a CDS encoding FAD-dependent oxidoreductase has protein sequence MPEKNIVLIGAGYAGVHAAKKLAKKYKKDKDVNITLIDRHSYHTMMTELHEVAGGRVEPTAIQYDLRRLFNRTKVNLVTDNVTHVDHDKKVVTTEHGSYPFDYLVLGMGGEPNDFGTPGVGENGFTLWSWEDSVKLRKHIEETVTKASREQNVEKRKAMLTFVVCGSGFTGIEMVGELLEWKNRLAKDNKIDPSEIKLVVVEAAPTILNMLERRDADKAERYMVKKGIEIMKNAAIVEVKPDSIVLKSGEELPTSTLIWTAGVRANSDTKDYGMESARAGRLKVNQYMEAEGLKDVYVVGDLAYFEDEEGKPTPQIVEGAEQTALTAAKSIIVEMSGTGEKEPFQGKYHGVMVSIGAKYGVAHLGGMHLSGWFAILMKHMVNLYYFFGIRSGYYMWQYIMHEFFHIKDHRNIFRGWTSRYGNVLWVLPLRVYLGWFWVDEALSKIYGETTWDKVSITNLKPLFNGLGSDSWLTATTSKMPFEWLQNAATSGASQAAGDAAGAAATNVSPPILGHMPGWFEWIMKLLMPNLDVALVMQKVVPFVELAIGLAMVVGLFTWLVSIGSAGFLVMFTLSAMLGWDKFWALPASIALLNGAGRTFGLDYWAVPWFQKHLGHWWYGKPKSVYRDK, from the coding sequence ATGCCTGAAAAGAATATCGTTTTAATTGGGGCAGGTTATGCAGGTGTACACGCGGCTAAGAAATTAGCTAAGAAATACAAGAAAGACAAAGACGTTAACATTACATTAATCGATCGTCATTCGTATCACACAATGATGACTGAACTTCACGAGGTTGCTGGTGGTCGTGTTGAACCAACTGCAATCCAATATGATTTACGTCGCTTGTTTAATAGAACGAAAGTTAATCTTGTAACTGATAACGTGACACATGTAGATCATGATAAAAAAGTTGTAACAACAGAACATGGTAGCTACCCATTTGATTACCTAGTACTTGGTATGGGCGGCGAACCTAATGACTTCGGGACTCCTGGTGTGGGCGAAAACGGCTTTACACTATGGTCTTGGGAAGATTCTGTTAAGTTGCGCAAACATATTGAAGAAACAGTAACAAAAGCATCTCGCGAACAAAACGTTGAAAAACGTAAAGCAATGTTAACATTTGTTGTTTGTGGATCTGGATTTACTGGTATTGAAATGGTTGGGGAACTTTTAGAATGGAAAAATCGCTTAGCTAAAGATAACAAGATTGATCCTTCTGAAATTAAATTGGTTGTAGTAGAAGCTGCTCCAACAATCCTAAACATGCTAGAACGAAGAGATGCTGACAAAGCAGAACGTTACATGGTTAAAAAAGGTATTGAAATCATGAAAAACGCGGCTATTGTTGAGGTTAAACCTGACAGCATCGTACTTAAATCTGGCGAAGAACTTCCAACAAGCACTTTAATTTGGACTGCCGGTGTTCGTGCTAACTCTGATACAAAAGATTACGGCATGGAATCTGCTCGTGCAGGACGTTTGAAAGTAAACCAATATATGGAAGCAGAAGGTCTTAAAGACGTTTATGTTGTTGGGGACCTAGCTTACTTTGAAGATGAAGAAGGCAAGCCAACTCCGCAAATCGTTGAAGGTGCTGAACAAACTGCATTAACTGCAGCGAAAAGCATTATTGTTGAAATGAGTGGTACTGGCGAAAAAGAACCTTTCCAAGGTAAATATCATGGTGTCATGGTATCTATCGGGGCTAAATATGGTGTTGCTCACTTAGGCGGCATGCATTTATCTGGTTGGTTCGCTATTTTAATGAAACATATGGTTAACCTTTATTACTTCTTTGGTATTCGTAGTGGTTATTACATGTGGCAATACATTATGCACGAATTCTTCCACATTAAAGATCACCGTAATATCTTCCGTGGCTGGACTTCTCGCTATGGTAACGTGCTTTGGGTTCTTCCTTTACGTGTATATCTAGGTTGGTTCTGGGTTGACGAAGCGCTATCTAAAATCTACGGTGAAACTACATGGGATAAAGTAAGTATTACTAACTTGAAACCTTTATTTAACGGTCTAGGTTCTGATTCTTGGTTAACAGCAACAACTTCCAAAATGCCATTTGAGTGGTTGCAAAACGCTGCTACTTCTGGTGCTAGTCAAGCTGCCGGAGATGCTGCTGGGGCTGCTGCAACAAATGTATCACCTCCAATCCTTGGACATATGCCTGGTTGGTTCGAATGGATCATGAAACTTCTAATGCCAAACCTTGACGTTGCACTAGTAATGCAAAAAGTAGTTCCTTTTGTTGAACTTGCAATTGGTCTTGCTATGGTTGTTGGTCTATTCACTTGGCTTGTAAGTATCGGAAGTGCTGGATTCCTAGTAATGTTCACTCTAAGCGCTATGCTTGGTTGGGACAAATTCTGGGCGTTACCAGCTTCTATCGCACTTCTAAATGGCGCTGGACGTACATTTGGTCTTGATTACTGGGCTGTTCCATGGTTCCAAAAACATCTTGGTCACTGGTGGTACGGTAAGCCAAAATCCGTTTACAGAGACAAGTAA
- a CDS encoding DUF4003 family protein yields MDSTFAFDSEQATKLLMKNYDLVKTSGVSFIDKRIRFLIARLFAGNDEIVNSEKFYVINKEMKQQLGFFTALNSNVRASLVGLLMAFDNASTESVRQVISNYNTLVEAGFKRSEYTYFAAYLLLESENPTMTAKKAKVIHQLFKKDHPFLTKSEDVATAVFLANLPEENTAKLADVTEYYFQEFAAKGFRKNDSLQFLATTGTLLYGEKDSKFIRRVDNVVEELRQKGVKVKPLHYSSIGILAFVMDGRKIDSGLVNLIDELQKQPGLRFGREFVTALAISLYTEKQSGQMSKEQLEGLMVNVHILIAMEQAAAVSAAAAASAAAASS; encoded by the coding sequence ATGGATTCGACATTTGCATTTGATAGCGAACAAGCAACGAAATTATTGATGAAGAACTATGATTTAGTGAAAACGAGTGGTGTTAGTTTTATTGATAAACGGATTCGGTTTCTAATTGCTCGACTTTTTGCAGGAAATGATGAAATCGTTAATTCAGAAAAATTCTATGTAATTAATAAAGAAATGAAGCAACAATTAGGTTTTTTTACAGCATTAAATAGTAATGTTCGTGCATCTCTTGTTGGGTTGTTGATGGCTTTTGATAATGCCAGTACGGAAAGTGTTCGACAAGTGATTTCCAATTATAATACGCTAGTGGAAGCTGGTTTTAAGCGCTCCGAGTACACTTATTTTGCAGCTTATTTGTTGCTAGAATCAGAAAATCCAACTATGACAGCTAAAAAAGCGAAAGTCATCCACCAACTTTTCAAAAAAGATCATCCATTTTTAACTAAAAGTGAAGATGTCGCGACAGCCGTTTTCTTAGCTAATCTCCCAGAAGAAAATACCGCGAAATTGGCTGATGTAACGGAATATTATTTCCAAGAATTTGCGGCTAAAGGTTTTCGGAAGAATGATAGTTTACAATTTTTAGCAACAACAGGCACGCTTTTGTACGGTGAAAAGGACAGTAAATTCATCAGAAGAGTAGATAATGTAGTAGAAGAATTGCGCCAAAAAGGAGTCAAAGTGAAACCATTACATTATTCGAGCATCGGAATTTTGGCATTTGTAATGGACGGGCGAAAAATTGACTCTGGTTTAGTAAATCTAATTGATGAACTCCAAAAGCAACCTGGATTACGATTTGGACGTGAATTCGTTACAGCTCTTGCGATAAGCCTATACACAGAAAAACAATCGGGCCAAATGAGTAAGGAACAATTAGAAGGATTAATGGTCAATGTGCATATTTTAATTGCTATGGAACAAGCGGCAGCAGTAAGTGCAGCAGCCGCGGCGAGTGCAGCAGCAGCTTCAAGTTAA